In Cryptosporangium phraense, a single window of DNA contains:
- a CDS encoding fibronectin type III domain-containing protein — MVGRTDRSAIVLDRGARTVSRIDGAHLSVARAKELSWSPDTILSRTTSAYLVDVSAGQVSYIDPNSLDELKVPIRLGVAVGTPILTGDGSLWIPVPSTGEIIPIRKGLRESAVRVSPDTAVTEIDGTVYAVDVLRRELVPVRGGKRIGVALTGLPPDPEFMVPDGPSVRFVAVEQRSAVLHVANADGEGYRAVSLPVPGGGGGEVHYGKPLTVGDYVYVPDNSTGSLLSYNVRTRQLLSLPITGRPTELEAFRQDDRIWVNDPAGPAAAVVTGQSVHRVTKYQTVAKPSPSPSPSPTANSPTSATPDDVLAAPAGNDAGGAMTTSGRPSPPTDRALASPSLGTGSSAESRPAAGPAELPPVPGTQPTGGAPLDGPAAEEPAPSSPGTVPAPEEPGPDRTPGPDPAPDGSPATEAPSPGPGTPSGTPEPTTPGPSDSSATPGPEPSPTTAEPSPSSTSAEPDPTSEQPQPEPSSESPSPEPPPVSPPGAVSVSVSSGPGYIDVSWSPPSDGGPTVFYIVAWLDTTDGSSGGVPVFDPGATSYRITGLKAGDQVLVGVAAGNESGQGPNSFVEATVQ; from the coding sequence GTGGTGGGTCGCACCGATCGCTCGGCCATCGTGCTGGATCGCGGCGCGCGAACCGTGTCGCGCATCGACGGCGCGCATCTCTCTGTGGCGCGTGCGAAAGAACTTTCGTGGAGTCCGGATACGATTCTGTCGCGGACTACCAGTGCGTACCTAGTTGACGTCTCTGCAGGCCAAGTCAGTTATATCGACCCTAACAGCCTTGATGAGCTGAAAGTCCCGATTCGGCTCGGGGTTGCGGTGGGAACGCCGATACTGACCGGTGACGGCTCTCTATGGATCCCTGTGCCCTCGACCGGGGAGATCATTCCGATTCGAAAGGGCCTCAGGGAATCAGCTGTCCGTGTCTCGCCTGACACGGCGGTGACCGAGATCGACGGCACGGTGTATGCCGTCGACGTCTTGCGTCGGGAACTGGTTCCGGTGCGGGGCGGCAAGCGAATCGGAGTCGCACTGACGGGATTGCCGCCCGATCCCGAGTTCATGGTCCCGGACGGACCGTCGGTTCGATTCGTCGCGGTGGAACAGCGATCTGCCGTACTCCACGTCGCGAATGCCGATGGTGAAGGCTATCGAGCGGTGAGCCTGCCTGTTCCGGGCGGTGGGGGCGGCGAGGTTCATTACGGAAAGCCTCTGACGGTGGGCGATTACGTCTACGTTCCCGATAACTCGACTGGTTCTCTGCTGAGCTACAACGTCCGGACCAGGCAGTTGTTGTCGTTGCCCATCACCGGTAGGCCGACGGAGCTCGAGGCCTTCCGGCAGGACGATCGAATCTGGGTGAACGATCCGGCCGGGCCGGCGGCCGCAGTCGTCACGGGTCAATCGGTCCATCGCGTCACCAAGTACCAGACGGTTGCGAAGCCGAGTCCGAGTCCGAGTCCTAGCCCGACGGCGAATTCACCGACATCGGCGACGCCGGACGACGTGTTGGCTGCGCCGGCCGGCAACGACGCCGGCGGAGCGATGACAACATCCGGACGGCCCTCGCCGCCCACGGACCGGGCGTTGGCGTCTCCGTCGCTGGGTACCGGGTCGTCGGCGGAGTCCCGACCCGCGGCGGGTCCGGCGGAGTTGCCGCCGGTGCCGGGGACCCAGCCGACGGGCGGTGCGCCGCTCGACGGCCCGGCCGCCGAGGAGCCTGCGCCATCGAGCCCGGGCACGGTCCCGGCGCCGGAGGAACCCGGTCCCGATCGAACTCCGGGACCGGATCCCGCTCCTGATGGCTCACCCGCGACGGAAGCCCCGTCGCCCGGCCCGGGCACCCCGTCCGGCACCCCGGAACCGACCACTCCGGGTCCTTCCGATTCTTCAGCGACGCCCGGACCTGAACCTTCTCCGACGACCGCCGAGCCCAGCCCGTCCTCGACGTCGGCCGAGCCGGATCCGACGTCCGAGCAGCCGCAGCCCGAGCCGTCGTCCGAGTCGCCCAGTCCGGAGCCGCCTCCGGTTTCGCCGCCCGGCGCAGTCTCCGTCTCGGTCTCGTCCGGACCCGGCTACATCGATGTCTCCTGGTCCCCTCCGAGCGACGGCGGCCCGACAGTGTTCTACATCGTCGCCTGGCTCGACACGACCGACGGCAGCTCGGGTGGCGTCCCGGTCTTCGACCCCGGAGCCACCAGCTACCGGATCACCGGTCTCAAGGCCGGTGACCAGGTACTCGTCGGTGTCGCGGCCGGCAATGAGTCGGGCCAGGGCCCGAACTCCTTCGTAGAAGCCACCGTTCAATGA
- a CDS encoding AAA family ATPase, whose translation MTSTSQEHPIVSTAFHRAESAVPPHDQIVAFATSFRDVVRNVEQAVHGKTATVELALICVFAQQHILIEDVPGVGKTLLARSLAGSLDLPCRRIQFTPDLLPADVTGSIIYDQRNHAFDFRPGPVFTNVLIADEINRASPRTQSALLEAMEEGQVTVDVESRPLPSPFLVVATENPIEMQGTYPLPEAQLDRFLIRARLDYPDAEAEGAILRDARTGSRFPTVSKVLTGSDVLDLVEIARRVEVSPAIDAYVMRLVAATRSRPQVRLGAGPRGSIGLMRASQVRAASLGRTFVDPDDVKALAVPVLAHRLLLSGDAERRATSAEEVIREIVDELPVPRALGLHGRP comes from the coding sequence ATGACCTCGACCTCACAGGAGCACCCGATCGTGTCCACCGCCTTCCACCGGGCCGAGAGCGCCGTGCCGCCGCACGACCAGATCGTCGCGTTCGCCACGTCCTTCCGGGACGTCGTCCGGAACGTCGAACAGGCCGTGCACGGGAAGACCGCCACGGTCGAGCTGGCCCTGATCTGCGTCTTCGCGCAACAACACATTCTGATCGAGGACGTGCCTGGCGTCGGCAAGACGCTGCTGGCCCGTTCGCTGGCCGGATCACTGGACCTGCCCTGCCGTCGCATCCAGTTCACCCCGGACCTGCTTCCGGCCGACGTGACCGGCTCGATCATCTACGACCAGCGAAATCATGCCTTCGACTTCCGGCCGGGGCCCGTCTTCACCAACGTGCTGATCGCTGACGAGATCAACCGCGCTTCTCCGCGCACGCAGTCGGCGTTGCTGGAAGCCATGGAGGAGGGCCAGGTCACCGTCGACGTGGAGTCCCGGCCGCTACCCTCTCCGTTTCTCGTCGTCGCCACCGAGAACCCGATCGAGATGCAGGGCACCTATCCGTTGCCGGAGGCTCAACTCGACCGGTTCCTCATTCGGGCCCGGCTCGACTACCCGGACGCCGAGGCGGAGGGCGCGATCCTTCGGGACGCTCGGACCGGTAGCCGTTTCCCGACCGTGTCGAAGGTGCTGACCGGCAGCGACGTCCTCGATCTGGTGGAGATCGCCCGTCGTGTGGAGGTCTCCCCGGCGATCGATGCCTACGTGATGCGGCTCGTGGCCGCGACCCGGTCGAGGCCGCAGGTCCGGCTGGGCGCCGGCCCCCGGGGAAGCATCGGGTTGATGCGGGCATCTCAGGTCCGGGCCGCTTCCCTGGGCCGGACCTTCGTCGATCCGGACGACGTGAAGGCATTGGCCGTCCCGGTGCTCGCCCATCGGCTCCTGCTGTCCGGTGACGCCGAGCGACGGGCGACCTCCGCCGAGGAGGTGATCCGGGAGATCGTCGACGAGCTGCCGGTGCCTCGGGCGCTCGGTCTCCACGGGCGCCCATGA
- a CDS encoding DUF58 domain-containing protein, which yields MSRQTPTGDGRIATAPTADGYGVGVAVAVLAVAAIGLGYPQFLLLVLGGVAAGVFAVACTWRPPGVDVVLRVKPDHISRGEHADAAIELTNRATRSSPPFQILVPVGDTSVSIAAGAVPAGSRVEVQVPLTGRRRGPLDVGPVVLRRTDPLGLLSRRWSTHAAATLLVLPVRRDVPIRDLAEADTGSALSGGRAYSGGVTFQGIRKYVAGDDLRRIHWRSFAKTGELMVREEAAHGDPAAIVLLDARAASYGSPAERADRFELATDVAASIVLAASAHGYRARLSVYPEDTDGLHLPSVNRLLATLCTARLSEEPAARELPFARIVISGTSADLDISSTGRFRGATIVQVGPAGALPSTGGDTDVVSAPDLDQFVAAWSDRAVRR from the coding sequence ATGAGCAGGCAGACACCGACCGGCGACGGTCGGATCGCTACGGCTCCTACCGCGGACGGGTACGGAGTGGGGGTTGCCGTCGCCGTCCTCGCGGTGGCCGCCATCGGCCTGGGTTATCCGCAGTTCCTGCTGCTCGTGCTCGGAGGAGTGGCGGCCGGCGTATTCGCCGTGGCGTGCACCTGGCGTCCGCCCGGCGTCGACGTCGTCCTCAGGGTGAAGCCGGATCACATCTCCCGCGGCGAGCATGCGGACGCGGCGATCGAGCTGACGAATCGCGCGACGCGGTCGTCGCCGCCGTTCCAGATACTCGTGCCGGTCGGCGATACGTCGGTCTCGATCGCCGCGGGCGCCGTCCCGGCCGGGTCGCGGGTGGAGGTGCAGGTTCCGCTGACCGGCCGGCGTCGCGGTCCCTTGGACGTCGGCCCGGTCGTGCTGCGGCGGACCGATCCGCTCGGTCTGCTCAGCCGCCGGTGGTCGACGCATGCCGCCGCCACGCTGCTCGTGCTGCCGGTCCGGCGCGATGTGCCGATCCGGGACCTCGCCGAAGCCGATACCGGGTCGGCACTGTCCGGCGGCCGGGCGTACTCGGGTGGCGTCACGTTCCAAGGGATCCGCAAGTACGTGGCCGGGGACGATCTCCGCCGCATCCACTGGCGTTCGTTCGCGAAGACCGGTGAGCTGATGGTCCGGGAGGAAGCCGCACACGGGGACCCCGCAGCGATCGTCCTGCTGGACGCCCGCGCGGCCTCCTACGGGTCGCCCGCGGAGCGCGCCGACCGATTCGAGCTCGCCACCGACGTCGCGGCCTCGATCGTCCTCGCCGCGTCGGCTCATGGCTACCGGGCCCGGCTGAGCGTCTACCCCGAGGACACGGACGGCCTCCACCTTCCGTCGGTCAACCGGCTGCTGGCGACTCTGTGCACGGCCCGGCTGAGTGAGGAACCGGCCGCTCGCGAGTTGCCCTTCGCCCGGATCGTCATCTCCGGGACGTCGGCGGACCTCGACATCTCGTCCACCGGGCGCTTCCGCGGGGCCACGATCGTCCAGGTCGGTCCGGCCGGGGCGTTGCCGTCGACGGGTGGTGACACCGACGTCGTGTCGGCGCCCGACCTCGATCAGTTCGTAGCCGCCTGGTCGGATCGGGCGGTTCGTCGATGA
- a CDS encoding DUF3488 and transglutaminase-like domain-containing protein, with product MSVPIRPLTICGLLAGIAGLSFHRGFELGSLIAPVLLAAVLPVVAVGVQCVRGRPGLVVGVVVSAALWLVVVTVTLFRPSEGVPTLAAMRDLGDALLHGWSRFLDVSLPAPARPDLLLVPEVLTWCAASSAAGLVVRTRSRFGPALPAVGVFVVATVLTVPGPGPVLISAAALAIGVCLLALSRSESVLPAPGLRRRTARALSVGAPLVVASTTIVLAAGWLPLPASTPYDPRDAVRTQVVGLTESDPLSRAQSWLSQPGRPLFTVASERPRNLSLAALNRFDGERWSSSAEFVSPGLRLPGADRTAGPTERVRETITVQGLDGSLLPATSTPIELDGVRPRVDPDSGTLLSSGPLGRGLTYAVVSDVPKPVSARTLASLREATDSSARSAVALPPGTPSALTLLAQYATRSSNGAFQRAADLEAYLRANYRNNPSASPGVSYGHLTEFLGGSHGGTSAQFAATFAVMARSLRLPTRIVVGFVPGTTVPGTSLRQVRTDDVLVWNQVKFAGLGWFSFFPTPNKSARESPDAAVLPAPGETAARAAAVAAARRLPPAHAQARARTGAFDAPVHREALVVLAFLVPLALYVAVIVLVPVLRRHRRRSTGSARHRLVGAWWDGLTELDRTGALVPSSATASEVAVLGGRTSAAIGPVFAQLARDADRALFSNDPVSADQAASAWARADEIRAVLRRGQKPGARLGSRLSVRALRIPAGCRHD from the coding sequence ATGAGCGTCCCTATCCGTCCACTGACGATCTGCGGCCTGCTCGCGGGCATTGCCGGGCTCAGCTTTCACCGCGGGTTCGAGCTCGGGTCGCTGATCGCTCCGGTGCTCCTGGCCGCGGTCCTCCCGGTCGTCGCGGTCGGCGTTCAGTGCGTCCGGGGCCGGCCCGGACTCGTCGTCGGTGTGGTCGTCTCGGCGGCGCTGTGGCTGGTCGTCGTCACGGTCACGCTCTTCCGGCCGAGTGAGGGTGTCCCGACCCTCGCCGCAATGCGCGATCTCGGAGATGCCCTGCTACACGGCTGGTCCCGATTCCTGGACGTCTCCCTGCCGGCCCCGGCGCGACCCGACCTGCTCCTCGTCCCAGAAGTCCTCACCTGGTGTGCGGCGTCGTCGGCAGCCGGACTCGTCGTACGAACTCGCAGCCGCTTCGGCCCGGCGCTCCCGGCGGTCGGCGTGTTCGTCGTCGCAACTGTGCTCACGGTGCCGGGACCGGGGCCGGTCCTGATTTCGGCGGCGGCACTGGCCATCGGGGTCTGCCTCCTTGCGCTCAGCCGGTCCGAGAGTGTGCTGCCGGCGCCCGGCTTGCGGAGGCGGACGGCTCGGGCGCTGTCGGTCGGGGCCCCGTTGGTCGTCGCGTCGACGACGATCGTCCTTGCGGCCGGCTGGCTGCCTCTACCCGCGTCCACGCCGTACGACCCCCGCGACGCCGTCCGGACGCAGGTCGTCGGGCTGACCGAGAGCGACCCGTTGTCGCGCGCGCAGTCGTGGCTCTCCCAGCCGGGCCGGCCGCTGTTCACCGTGGCGTCGGAACGGCCTCGGAATCTCTCGCTCGCCGCGCTGAATCGATTCGACGGCGAGAGGTGGTCCTCGTCGGCCGAGTTCGTGTCGCCAGGACTGCGGCTCCCCGGAGCCGACCGGACGGCCGGCCCGACCGAACGGGTCCGGGAGACCATCACGGTTCAGGGGCTCGACGGCTCGCTCCTCCCGGCGACCAGCACCCCGATCGAGCTCGACGGCGTGCGACCGCGGGTGGACCCGGACAGCGGGACCCTGCTCAGTTCCGGGCCGCTAGGGCGCGGCCTGACCTACGCAGTGGTCTCGGATGTTCCGAAGCCGGTCTCGGCGCGGACACTGGCGTCGCTGCGAGAGGCCACCGACTCATCGGCCCGTTCCGCGGTCGCCCTGCCACCCGGGACGCCGTCGGCGCTCACCCTGCTGGCGCAGTACGCCACCCGGTCATCGAACGGTGCGTTTCAACGCGCCGCCGATCTCGAGGCCTACCTCCGGGCCAACTACCGCAACAACCCGTCAGCGTCTCCGGGCGTCTCCTACGGACATCTGACCGAGTTCCTCGGGGGCTCCCACGGAGGGACCTCGGCGCAGTTCGCGGCGACCTTCGCTGTAATGGCCAGGTCTCTTCGGTTACCGACCAGGATCGTGGTCGGCTTCGTCCCCGGCACAACGGTGCCAGGGACGTCGCTCCGGCAGGTCCGCACGGACGACGTACTCGTGTGGAACCAGGTCAAGTTCGCGGGCCTCGGATGGTTCTCGTTCTTTCCGACGCCGAACAAGTCCGCGCGGGAGAGCCCGGACGCCGCCGTGCTTCCCGCACCGGGCGAGACCGCGGCCCGGGCGGCGGCGGTGGCCGCGGCCCGCCGTCTGCCACCGGCGCATGCCCAGGCCAGGGCGCGAACCGGCGCCTTCGACGCCCCTGTTCATCGAGAGGCGCTCGTGGTATTGGCGTTCCTCGTCCCGCTCGCGCTGTACGTCGCGGTCATCGTCCTCGTGCCGGTTCTGCGGCGACATCGTCGACGGTCCACCGGGTCGGCTCGGCATCGGCTCGTCGGAGCCTGGTGGGACGGGCTGACCGAGCTGGACCGGACCGGCGCCCTCGTTCCTTCCTCGGCCACCGCGAGCGAGGTCGCCGTCCTCGGGGGCCGCACCTCTGCGGCGATCGGCCCGGTCTTCGCGCAGCTGGCTCGGGACGCGGACCGAGCGCTGTTCTCGAACGACCCGGTGTCCGCCGACCAGGCCGCGTCCGCGTGGGCTCGGGCCGACGAGATCCGAGCAGTCCTGCGCCGGGGCCAGAAACCGGGCGCACGGCTCGGCTCGCGACTGTCGGTCCGCGCGCTGCGCATCCCGGCGGGGTGCCGGCATGACTGA
- a CDS encoding WD40 repeat domain-containing protein, whose product MAITEALLDSRYLILLACPESAASVWVGKETAIWLEHRSAADIVVVVTGEEELVWDESANVLTGPALSEPVRTAITAQPRWVDLRWAKHEEHGADHPGFRDTVAEIAAPLHGMSKVQLVGEDLQQQRRSRRIVRTTIAALVALVLVIGGLARYAVEQRDTARGQTARAVSQRVAVRSDEVRSTDPSLAAQLALAAYRGSPTTEAASSMLTAVSTSLDSRALGHASGVTAVAVSPDGAVVVTGGLDDALRFWVRGRTGGLTLAARRTAGVLGVSGLTFAPTGRQLAVIGTTGVLTMVDVRVPRLPAVVATVRTRHAQIFDVVSGADGVVATASKDGTVLLWDVRTPSRPILRHTLSTGRYLGGIDLAADGRTLAIAYRGATPRIELVDVARGRTTKTLPVPVDTSDDVLARYSPDGHQLAVVFDHAFGVFDLAGANPRFTPLPTVHAGQITVLRFSTDGSRIATGSQDHLVVLWDAHRLRALLKLAHPALVTDLVFVPGSTTVVTAADDGAARVWDPDRRLTTTETGPIWAMARSADGRLLAEAGSDRSVVLWRVVPGRPIVEIGRISGLPGRVDSLAPTPDGRRVIVHSAVTETSSRVQVWDVSHPASPALITTLGVHDVSAVALSPDGTTLATGHHNGAVRLWSASDLRGSAPKQSLLLPLRSSPVWTLRFSPDGRQLAAASKERATYLWTVATPEAFPRMVPSADDSATAVAFSPDGRYLATGAPQHDVQIWDVATAPYRGPIATLHGHTDGIYALAFSPDGRTLVSGGRDHTVIVWDVADLRAPALRARLTSPGGEVAALVFLDSHTVAVADQTVRLVETSLARASSLVCDLAGDGLTAAEWRVYLPEWTYDKPC is encoded by the coding sequence GTGGCGATCACCGAGGCCCTCCTCGATTCGCGCTACCTGATCCTGCTGGCCTGTCCGGAGTCAGCCGCGTCCGTCTGGGTCGGCAAAGAGACCGCGATCTGGCTCGAGCACCGCTCCGCCGCGGACATCGTCGTGGTCGTGACCGGCGAAGAGGAATTGGTCTGGGACGAGTCCGCGAACGTGCTGACCGGGCCGGCGCTCTCCGAGCCGGTCCGGACAGCGATCACCGCGCAGCCGCGGTGGGTCGACCTTCGCTGGGCCAAGCACGAGGAGCACGGCGCCGATCACCCGGGATTCCGGGACACGGTCGCCGAGATCGCCGCGCCGCTGCACGGCATGTCCAAGGTCCAGCTCGTGGGCGAGGACCTCCAGCAGCAGCGACGTTCCCGCCGCATCGTGCGGACCACGATCGCGGCGCTGGTCGCTCTCGTGCTCGTCATCGGTGGGCTGGCCCGGTACGCGGTGGAGCAGCGTGACACCGCTCGCGGGCAGACCGCCCGCGCGGTGTCGCAGCGCGTCGCGGTCCGCTCCGACGAGGTTCGATCCACCGACCCGTCGCTCGCGGCGCAACTCGCGCTGGCGGCCTACCGAGGTTCGCCGACCACGGAAGCGGCGAGCAGCATGCTCACCGCGGTCAGCACGAGCCTGGACTCCCGCGCGCTCGGTCACGCGTCCGGGGTGACGGCGGTCGCGGTCAGCCCGGACGGCGCCGTCGTGGTGACCGGAGGACTCGACGACGCCCTCCGTTTCTGGGTGCGGGGACGTACTGGTGGGCTCACACTCGCCGCTCGGCGCACCGCCGGCGTGCTGGGAGTGTCGGGATTGACGTTCGCACCGACCGGCCGCCAGCTCGCCGTAATCGGAACGACCGGGGTTCTGACGATGGTCGACGTCCGGGTTCCACGCCTGCCGGCCGTCGTGGCCACCGTGCGGACCCGACACGCCCAGATCTTCGACGTCGTGTCCGGCGCCGACGGCGTGGTGGCGACGGCGTCCAAGGACGGCACCGTTCTTCTCTGGGACGTCCGAACACCATCTCGCCCGATACTGCGTCACACGCTCTCCACCGGGCGGTACCTCGGTGGCATCGACCTGGCGGCGGACGGTCGCACCCTCGCCATCGCCTACCGCGGGGCGACGCCGAGGATCGAGCTGGTCGACGTGGCCCGAGGCCGCACCACGAAGACGCTCCCGGTACCTGTTGACACGTCCGATGACGTGCTCGCCCGGTATTCCCCGGACGGTCACCAGTTGGCCGTGGTGTTCGACCACGCGTTCGGTGTGTTCGATCTCGCCGGTGCCAATCCCCGGTTCACGCCGCTGCCGACCGTGCACGCGGGCCAGATCACGGTTCTCCGGTTCAGTACCGACGGCAGCCGGATCGCGACCGGTTCGCAGGATCACCTGGTCGTGCTCTGGGATGCCCACCGGCTGCGCGCTCTCCTCAAGCTGGCGCATCCGGCCCTCGTCACCGACCTGGTGTTCGTGCCGGGGAGCACCACGGTGGTGACGGCGGCCGACGACGGCGCCGCGCGGGTCTGGGATCCTGATCGCCGACTCACCACGACCGAGACCGGACCGATCTGGGCCATGGCTCGCAGCGCCGACGGCCGCCTGCTCGCCGAGGCAGGGTCGGATCGGTCGGTCGTGCTGTGGCGGGTCGTGCCCGGGCGGCCGATCGTCGAGATCGGGCGGATCAGCGGCCTGCCCGGCCGGGTCGACTCGCTGGCTCCGACCCCCGACGGGCGCCGGGTCATCGTCCACTCGGCCGTGACCGAAACCAGCAGCCGCGTCCAGGTGTGGGACGTCAGTCATCCAGCGAGCCCGGCGCTGATCACCACGCTCGGCGTTCACGACGTCAGCGCGGTCGCGCTCAGCCCGGACGGCACCACCCTGGCGACCGGACACCATAACGGCGCCGTGCGCCTGTGGTCCGCGTCCGACCTGCGAGGCTCCGCGCCGAAACAGAGTCTCCTGCTGCCGCTCCGGTCATCACCGGTCTGGACCCTCAGGTTCAGCCCGGACGGCCGGCAGCTGGCGGCCGCGAGCAAGGAACGCGCGACGTACCTCTGGACGGTCGCCACGCCGGAGGCGTTTCCCCGAATGGTTCCGTCGGCCGACGATTCGGCGACGGCAGTCGCGTTCAGCCCGGACGGTAGATACCTGGCGACCGGGGCACCCCAGCACGACGTCCAGATCTGGGACGTGGCGACCGCACCGTACCGCGGTCCGATCGCTACGCTCCACGGGCACACCGACGGCATTTATGCGCTGGCGTTCAGCCCGGACGGACGGACTCTGGTGAGCGGCGGGCGCGATCACACCGTGATCGTCTGGGACGTCGCCGACCTACGGGCCCCGGCGCTCCGCGCCCGACTGACGTCACCGGGCGGTGAGGTGGCGGCGCTGGTGTTCCTCGACTCCCACACGGTGGCGGTCGCGGACCAGACCGTCCGGCTCGTGGAGACGAGCCTCGCCCGCGCGTCCAGTCTGGTCTGTGACTTGGCCGGGGACGGGCTGACCGCGGCCGAGTGGCGGGTCTACCTGCCCGAGTGGACGTACGACAAGCCGTGCTGA
- a CDS encoding aldehyde dehydrogenase family protein encodes MTTPRTVTIDGAAVETAKHFDVVNPATGTPFAEAPAISENQLDAAVRAADAAFGTWRRDEGVRRQALLDAADAVDKARDELAAILTTEQGKPLKEAVAETYAVSMWLRYYASLELAPEIVRDDAKGYAEVHRRPLGVVGAITPWNFPLTLAMWKIAPALRAGNTVVVKPSPYTPLATLKLGDVLRDVLPPGVLNVISGPDPLGASLTAHPLVRKISFTGSTATGKKVAAAAATDLKRVTLELGGNDPAIVLPDAPIQKLAHSLFWSGFMNNGQVCLAAKRLYVHRDQHDDLVDALADLARTVHVDEGTAEGVELGPINNKMQFDRVSGLVEDAIAQGATVAAGGAPLDRPGYFFAPTILTGLSDGVRIVDEEQFGPALPVLVYDDVSDAVARANRTSYGLTASVWSDDPDAAAAIALELDAGQVTVNSHGTAVTPDLPFGGHKSSGIGVENGPWGLLGFTEIQVLAGPSRQKA; translated from the coding sequence ATGACCACTCCGCGCACCGTCACGATCGACGGCGCCGCCGTCGAGACCGCGAAACACTTCGACGTCGTCAACCCCGCCACCGGTACCCCGTTCGCCGAGGCCCCGGCCATTTCCGAGAACCAGCTCGACGCGGCCGTCCGCGCCGCCGACGCCGCCTTCGGCACCTGGCGCCGCGACGAGGGCGTCCGCAGGCAAGCCCTCCTCGACGCCGCCGACGCGGTCGACAAGGCCCGCGACGAGCTGGCCGCGATCCTCACCACCGAGCAGGGCAAACCGCTCAAGGAGGCGGTCGCCGAGACGTACGCGGTCTCGATGTGGCTGCGCTACTACGCGTCCCTCGAGCTCGCCCCGGAGATCGTCCGCGACGACGCCAAGGGCTACGCCGAGGTGCACCGCCGTCCGCTCGGCGTCGTCGGCGCGATCACGCCCTGGAACTTCCCGCTGACGCTGGCCATGTGGAAGATCGCGCCGGCGTTGCGGGCCGGCAACACCGTCGTCGTCAAGCCCTCGCCGTACACGCCGCTGGCCACGCTGAAACTCGGCGACGTCCTGCGCGACGTGCTGCCCCCGGGCGTCCTCAACGTGATCAGTGGCCCGGACCCGCTGGGCGCGAGCCTGACCGCGCACCCGCTCGTCCGCAAGATCAGTTTCACCGGGAGCACCGCGACCGGGAAGAAGGTGGCGGCCGCGGCCGCGACCGACCTCAAGCGGGTCACGCTCGAGCTCGGCGGGAACGACCCGGCGATCGTCCTGCCGGACGCGCCGATCCAGAAGCTCGCGCACTCGCTGTTCTGGAGCGGTTTCATGAACAACGGCCAGGTCTGTCTGGCCGCGAAGCGGCTCTACGTGCACCGCGACCAGCACGACGACCTGGTCGACGCGCTGGCCGACCTGGCCCGGACCGTGCACGTCGACGAGGGCACGGCCGAGGGCGTCGAGCTCGGCCCGATCAACAACAAGATGCAGTTCGACCGCGTCTCCGGCCTGGTGGAGGATGCGATCGCGCAGGGCGCGACGGTCGCGGCCGGTGGCGCGCCGCTGGACCGCCCGGGGTACTTCTTCGCCCCGACGATCCTGACCGGTCTGTCGGACGGTGTCCGCATCGTCGACGAGGAACAGTTCGGTCCGGCCCTGCCGGTCCTGGTTTACGACGACGTCTCCGACGCCGTCGCCCGCGCGAATCGCACCAGCTACGGCCTCACCGCCTCGGTCTGGTCGGACGATCCGGACGCCGCGGCGGCGATCGCCCTGGAGCTGGACGCCGGGCAGGTGACCGTGAACTCGCACGGCACCGCGGTGACGCCGGATCTGCCGTTCGGCGGGCACAAGTCGAGCGGGATCGGCGTCGAGAACGGGCCGTGGGGGCTGCTCGGCTTCACCGAGATCCAGGTCCTGGCCGGGCCGTCCCGTCAGAAGGCCTGA